In the Rhizobium sp. SSA_523 genome, AGAAAGGGATTGTTGCGGCGTTCGTCGCCGATCCGGCTTGCCGGTCCATGGCCGCAGAGGAAGCCCACATCATCGCCGAGCGGCAGAACCTTGTCGCGAATACTGTCCAGCAATTGCTGATGGTTGCCTCCAGGCAGATCGGTCCGGCCGATCGAGCCGTTGAAGAGGACATCGCCCATGATGCAAAAGCGCATCTCGCGATTGAAGAAGATCACGTGGCCCGGCGCATGGCCAGGGCAATGCAGCACCTCGAAGCGATGCTCGCCGAGTTCGACCACATCGCCGTCCTGCAGCCAGCGGTCGGGAGTCACGGCCTTTGCGGGAAGATCGATGCCCAGCGCGGCGCCGTGCGTCGGCAGGGCATCGAGCAGCGGTTTGTCTGCCGTATGCGGTCCGGTGACCGGAACGCCGAGCGCGGCGCGAAGGTCCTCGGCGCCGCCGGCATGGTCGATATGGCCATGGGTGATCCATATCTCCTTCACTGCCAGGCCCTGTTCGTCGACGATGGCGAGGATCTTGTCGACATCACCGCCGGGATCGACCACGACCGCCTGCTTGGTGTCGCTATCGAACAGGATGGTGCAATTCTGCTGGAAGGGTGTGACCGGAATGACACCCGCTTGAAGCTGGCCCATGAAACCTCGCATCGTGGAACTCGGTGATCCGGTATAGTTCCAAACAACGGCCGGCGGAACCCATCAACCGGTCGTTCCGGGTCGATCAGTCGAGGGACGAATAGCCGCTCTGGGCGGAGACCGGCGGAACGATAGAGGCGCAGCCGATCAGGAAGACCGCGACGACCAGCTTAAGGCCGAATACCGTGAAAAGCACCGGGCGCAGGGGATGGTTGGCGGCGATGGACGGAACGCTGATGCGCTTCGGCACCGGTTCGTTGAAGCTGACTAAAGCCATGTTATCTCTCCGGGATCTGTCTGTCATCGCAACGACCTCTGACAGAAAAGGTTCCGCATTTGTCAGGGGTGGCATGGCCGGCGAAGGAGATGGCGCGGTGACTGTGGCTTTCTTGCACAGATGCCCATAATCGGGTTGATTGTTGCGGCGCTTCGCGATTAATCAGGTTCTGCGTCGCGAGACCAAGATCATCGCCCTGCCGTCGGGCCTTGAACACTCGCGAATGCGCGAGGGCTTGAAAGGAACAGCAGTGCCATCGGGATCGACCGCCAAAGCCGCAAAGAAGGCATTGCCGCCCATGCCGGCGGTCGATGAAAGCCAGATCGACTTCGAAACGATCGAACTCTTCTTCTTCGCCTATCGCGACTTCATCTCCGATCCGGACGCCATTCTTGCGGAGATCGAGATGGGCCGCGCGCATCACCGCGTCGTCTATTTCGTCAGCCGGCATCCCGGCATGATGGTGACGGATCTTCTGGACACGCTGCAGATCACCAAGCAAAGCCTTGCACGGGTGCTGAAACAGCTGATCGATAGCGGCTATATCCGGCAGATGGCGGGCGCCAAGGATCGGCGCCAGCGGCGGCTTTACCCGACCCTTGCGGGGCGCGAACTGGCGCTGGCGCTGTCGGAGCCTCAGTCCCGCCGCATATCCCATGCAATGCAGGGCCTCTCGCCGGAGCAGCGGAATGGCGTGCAGGCCTTCCTGCGCGCCATGCGAGGCCGCGACGAAAACCTGGCCCGACGCGAGATGGAGGTGGAGTGATATGGGGAATGCGCCAGTGCCGCTGTCGGATGATGCAGCCCATCTTCTCGTGGTGGACGACGATACGCGCATCCGCGATCTTCTCAACCGGTACCTGATGGAACAGGGCTTCCGCGTCACCGTGGCGGGTGATGCCGCAGAAGCCCGCCGCAAGCTGGAAGGCCTCGATTTCGACCTGATGATCCTCGATGTCATGATGCCCGGCGAAACAGGCATTGCGCTGACCCAGTCCATGCGGGACAAGCGGCCGATCCCGATCATTCTCCTCACCGCCAAGGCGGAGGCGCAATCGCGCATCGAGGGACTGGAGGCGGGCGCCGACGATTATCTGCCGAAACCCTTCGATCCGCGCGAACTCGTTTTGCGCATCAACAATATCCTGCGACGCAACATGCAGGCGGACACGCCGAAGATCGACCAGATCATGTTCGGCCCCTTCACCTTCTCCATTGCCCGCAAGGAGCTGCGCCGGGCGGCCGAAACCATCCGGTTGACGGACCGCGAGCAGGACATCATGCTGCTCTTCGCGCTGCGGGCGGGCGAAACCATTCCCCGCCACGAATTGATCGGCGACGATGCCGAAGTGGGAGAACGCACGATCGACGTCCAGATCAACCGCTTGCGGCGCAAGATCGAGGAAGATCCGGCCAATCCGGTCTATCTGCAGACGGTGCGCGGCGTCGGCTATCGTCTCAGCATCGATTGACGATGCGCAGGCATGGGTAAGGCGGACGGCGAGGCGGATCACGAACAGACACGGCCAACCCTGACAAGCGCCGACAGATGGGCGCGGCAGATCGGCGCGGCAGCCGGAAGGACGGGCATGAAGCATGTCGCTGAAACGGCACGGAGGAACGCGGCGCATCTGCGCGAGCGGCTCCGCCGGGACCTGAGCTTTCTTCCCGAGAGCCTGCGGGCTGGCGTTCAGCGCATAAAGTCGCCGCCCGGTTGGGCACCCATCGGCCGCTGGCTGAAACGCCGCATGCCGACCGGCCTCTATATGCGGACGGTGCTGATCGTCGTCATCCCCATGCTGCTGACCCAGACCGTCGTCTCGGCGGTGTTCATGGAACGGCACTGGCGCAATGTCACGGAACGGCTGGCGCAGGGCACGACCCGCGATATCGCCGCCATCATCGAGATGATCCGCACCTTTCCGCCTGCCGATGGCGATTACAGCGCAATTGCGCGGATTGCCCGCGACCAGCTGACGATGAACATCTCGATCGAACCGGGCGCGCAGCTGCCGCCCCCGCGGCCCAAGCCCTTCTTCGAGATCCTGGACGACATTCTCGCCGAGCAGATCAACAAGCAGATCCACCTGCCCTTCTGGATCGACACCGTGGGCGACAGCCGGCTCGTCGAGATCCGCATCCAGCTGGCCGACAAGGTGCTGCGGGTTTATACGGTGCGCAACCAGACCTATGCGGCCAATACGCATATCTTCCTGGTCTGGATGTTCGGCACATCGCTGCTTCTGATCAGCATTTCCATCCTGTTCCTGCGCGGCCAGATCCGCCCCATCCTGGCGCTTGCCCGCGCCGCGGAAAGCTTCGGCAAGGGGCAGCGGGCGGGGCCTTTCGTGCCGCGGGGCGCCGATGAGATCCGCCGCGCCGGCTATGCCTTCATCCAGATGCGCGAGCGTATCGAGCGGCAGATGGAGCAGCGCACCGCCATGCTTGCCGGCATCAGCCACGACCTGCGCACCATTCTCACGCGCTTCAAGCTGCAGCTGGCGCTGGCGGGCAACAATCCCGACCTCGCCGGCATGAGCGCCGACGTGGAGGATATGCAGAGCATGCTCGAAGGCTATCTCGCCTTTGCCCGCACCGAGGCGGAGGAGGATTTCGGCGAGCTGAAGCTGAGCGAGCTGCTGGAGAAGATCAGGGCGGATTTTACCCTGCACGGCAAGGTCATGACCTATAGCATCGAGGGCGAGGACGTGCTGGCGGTCCGGCCCGGCGCCTTTACCCGGCTGGTCGGCAATCTCGCCCAAAACGCCCAGCGTTACGCAAAGACGCTTCACATCGATGCCCGCCACAGCGCCAAATGGCTGACCCTGACGCTGGACGACGATGGTCCCGGCATTCCCGAGACATCGCGCGAGGATGTATTCAAGCCTTTCTACCGGCTGGACGAGGCGCGCAATCTGAACGCCTCCGGCACCGGGCTCGGCCTGTCGATCGCCCGCGATATTGCCCGCGCCCATGGCGGCAATGTGACGCTCTCCGACAGTCCGCAAGGGGGCTTGCGCGCGGTTGTCAGGGTTCCGGCCTGATGGAAGAGGGTGGGCCAAGCGTGGCTCCGCTCATCCGGAGCGGTCAGATCATCCTCTGGCCGTTCGGCACAGGTCGCTCCACGCCGGCCAGGACAATGGCGCCGGCGTCATCGGCAAAACCGAGCGTCAGCACTTCGGATCGGAAGGGGCCGATCTGGCGCGGCGGAAAATTCACCACCGCCAGCACCTGACGGCCGATCAGCCCGTCCGGCGTATAATGCACGGTGATCTGCGCCGAGGAGCGCCTGACACCGATCTCCGCACCGAAATCGATCTTCAATTTGTAAGCGGGCTTGCGGGCTTGCGGAAATTCCTCGGCCTCGACGATGGTACCGACGCGGATCTCCACCTTTTCGAAGTCGTCATAGCTGATCTCCGCCATTCCCCTGCCCTTCTCGCCTGATATGTCTCCGCCTGCTCTGTCAGCGGCCGAGCTCTTCCGCGCGCAGGCGCGCCGCAGCAATGGCCTTGTCGAATAGCGGCTGCATTGCCTCTGGCGCCATCAGCACCGAAAGCGCCGCGGCGGTCGTTCCGCCCGGCGAGGTCACGTTCTGGCGCAGGCGCGAAGCCTCCTCCGGCGAGCGATGCAGGAGTTCGCCGGCACCGGCAACGGTTTCTCGCGCCAGCCGCATGGAAAGATCCGCCGGAAGCCCCAGCTTGCGCCCCGCTTCCGCCATGCATTCGACCAGATAGAAGACATAGGCCGGGCCGCTGCCGGACACCGCCGTGACAGCGTCGATATCTTCTTCCCGCTCGACCCATTCCACCGGACCGCTAACCTTCAGCAGATCATGAACCTCCGCGCGCATGGAATCCGTCACCCGGTCATTGGCATAGGCGCCGGTCACGCCACGGCCGATCATGGCCGGCGTATTGGGCATGGCACGGACCATGCCGGCATCGCCCAGATGCTGCGCGAGAAAGGCCAGCGTCTTGCCGGCCGCCACCGAGACGATCACCGTCTCGGGTCCGATCAGCGCTTTCAGCGGCGGCAGAACGGTCTCCATCACCTGCGGCTTGACGGCGATGAACACAATGGCGGCCGTCACCCCTTCAGGGGCCGAACGCTCGTGGCGTGCACCGGCCTCTTTCATCTGCGCGGCCATGGCCTCGGAGGGACCGGGATCGATGACCAGCACCGAGGCGCCGTCAACGCCATTCTTCAACCAGCCGGACAGCATGGCGCCGCCCATATTGCCGGCGCCCACAAGCACGAGCGGCGTCGACGCTGAGACAGGCATCAGCACTCACCCACGGTTTCGAACAATACGGCTTCCATGGCCTTCTTGGCTTCCAGTCCGGACCAGACGACGAACTGAAAAGCCTGGAAATAGGTTTCGCAGGTTTCCAGCGCATTCGACAGCAGAACCTCCACCTGCTGATTGGTCGGTTCCGCACCGCCCGACAGCAGGAGCGACTGGCGGAAGATCACCACGTCTTCCTGTCGCCACAGGTCGAAATGCCCCATCAGCACCTGGCCATTGATCTGCGACAGCAGGCGGATCACCTCGTTGACGCGCGCATCGGGGATGCGGATATCGAAAGCGCAGGCCAGATGCAGAGCTTCGAACTCCTCCATCCAGGAAAAGGAAATGTGGTAGTCCGTCCAGTGTCCGGCGACCGTCATGGCGATTTCGTCCTCGCCCGCACGTTCGAACGTCCAGTCATTGGAGGCTGCGACGAACTCGATCATGTCGACCGGGTTCGAGTGACGTTCCATATCGATATCTATCAGGCTCATGCGGCACCTTCTCAACCGGGATGAAGCGACATTCGTGCGAGAACACCAGACGACGCGAACACTATACCGGAAATTCCTGTCTCGATGATCCTTCGCAGCCTCGACTTCACCACAGAGGCCCTGCCTGGAGCTTGCGGTCACTGTTTAGAATCATCATTTAAAATCAGTGTATCGGTGATGAGTCTGGCTGCCAGCCCCATGGCTGCATTTTTACGGGGACGACTCATTTGAAAGCCTCCGAAATCGTCTCAGCAAGCGGGATTAAGCGACTCTGCCGACATGCTTTTTCAGATGTGTCCACAGGCCGGAATTAAACTTTTGAAAAATGACGCGCATCGGCATGGTCAATATGCAAAACGGCGCGTCCCGGCTTAAATTGCAGGCACGCGCCGCTTCATTCCGGCACAGAGTATGATGATAGGCTAAAAAATAATGGCATCCACGGCGGCGGTCAGCCGGGGAGGATCTTCAGGCCTCCGAGGAGTGGCGGGCTTCCAGAGCCTCGATCCGTGCCTTCAGCGCCTCGTTCTCGTCGCGCGCCTTGATCGCCATGTCGCGCACCACTTCGAATTCCTCGCGCTTGACGAGATCCATCGAATTGATGAACCGCTCCATCTGCGCGCGCATGGCGGTCTCCGCCTCCTGGCGGAAGCCCTGGGCGGCGCCGGCTGCATCCGTCATCATCCGCGCGAATTCATCCAGCATCCGATTGCTACCGGTCGACATGGCCTTGGTCTCCTTGTCTGTCGCCGGCTTGAAGACAAATGGGTCCAGGCGGCGAAGTTCTGTTCTCTCGTCAGGAGGTAGGGTCAGGGCCGCCACGTTGCAAGCAGAATCGACAGCACGAGCCCTGCCGGATGTTATGGGGCGACGCGATGGGGCGAAGACGGATCGCGATCGGTGGACCGGCATTGCCAGCAGGCCCCGAGGCCCGATGCCGGCGGTCGGCGGACCGGCCCCTCAGTGATTCCTGTGAACTTCTTCGATGTGATCCGGCGGAACGGTGATTGCCGCTTGACCGGCCGCAGGCGGAAAGCCATGGTCCGCCAGGTCTGTTGACATTCAGGCTTTGTATTGCCGCCGAATGGGTTGGACATGCTCGGGATCAGTTTTGGCATCGAGGCGAAAGCCGAAGATCAGCGCAACGATACATGCCGCCCAACAGAACGGATCCCATCAGTTCGAACTCCGCTTTAGCGCGGTACCAACGGCCGAGGTTTGTTTCCCTTGTACTCAGCGCCCAGTCTCCTCGCTATACTGCCCTATCCGAACATTGATCCGATCGCCTTCGCCATCGGCCCGGTCGCCATCCACTGGTATGGCATCGCCTATGTCGTCGGCATCATGCTCGGCTGGTACTTCGCCAAGCAGATGGTGGCGCGCGCCGATCTCTGGCCGGGCGGCATCTCGCCCATGTCGCCGGACAAGCTGGACGATTTCCTCGTCTGGGTGGCCGCCGGCGTCGTCCTGGGCGGGCGCATCGGCTATATCCTCTTCTACGATCTGGCGGCCGTGGCGGACAACCCGCTGCGCGCGCTTGAAATCTGGAATGGCGGGATGTCCTTCCACGGCGGGCTGATCGGCACCACGCTCGCCATGATCCTGTTTGCACGGCGCAACGATATTGCCGTCTGGAGCCTGTTCGACACCGTGGCCGCCGTCGTGCCCTTCGGACTGTTCTTCGGCCGCCTGGCCAATTTCATCAATGGCGAACTCTGGGGCCGCATCACCGATGTCCCCTGGGCCATGGTTTTCCCGACCGGCGGTCCCTTTGCGCGCCATCCCAGCCAGCTTTACGAGGCGGGGCTGGAAGGCATCGTGCTGTTTCTGGTTCTCAGATACCTCACTCATCGCCGCAAGGCCTTGCGCCAGCCGGGCGTGGTCGCCGGCGTTTTCGTCTGCGGCTACGCCCTGTCGCGGATCTTCGTGGAGTTTTTCCGGGAGCCGGATCCGCAACTCGGCTACCTGGCCTTCGGCTGGCTTACGATGGGCATGATCCTGTCGCTCCCCATGCTCTTCATCGGCCTGTGGGCGATCTGGCGCGCCCGTCGTGCCACGTCCCTTTACTGATCGAGACGACGAGGCTTGAATTTGACGACACCGCTGGCCGACAAGATAAAGTCCCTGATCCGCATGAACGGTCCCATCAGCGTGACCGATTATTTCGCTTTGTGCCTGGCCGATCCGGAGCATGGCTATTACAGGACCCGCGAACCCTTCGGTCCAGGCGGCGATTTTGTCACGGCGCCGGAGATCAGCCAGTTGTTTGGCGAAATGCTCGGCATCTTCATGGTGCATGCCTGGCAGAGCCATGGCAGCCCGACGCCGGTGCGGCTGGTGGAGATCGGCCCCGGCCGCGGCACGATGATGCTGGACATGCTGCGCGTCATCGCCAAACTTGCCCCGCCGCTGCACGAGACGCTTTCCGTTCATCTGGTCGAGACCAGCGAGCGTCTGCGCGGCGTGCAGCGCGTGACGCTGGAGGCCTTCTCCGCCCGCATCACTTGGCATTCCGCCTTCGAGGAAGTGCCGGAGGGATTCACCCTGATTGCCGCCAACGAACTCTTCGATGCCATTCCCATCCGGCAGTTCGTCAAGACCCGCACCGGCTTTCGCGAGCGCATGGTCGGGCTGGATGCCGAAGACGAGCTCGCCTTCGGCGTCGGCATGGCGTCCATCGATCCGGCGCTTCTGCCGCCTACCGGCGGCCAGGAACCCGAAGGCACGATCTTCGAGGTCGCCCCTGCCCGCCAGGCTGTGATGCATGCGCTGTGCGAGAGGCTGGGGCAGCATGGCGGAACCGCGCTGATCCTCGACTACGGCCATATGGTCAGCGGCTACGGCGATACGCTGCAGGCCGTCCTCAACCATGATTACGACCCTCCGCTTGCCCATCCGGGCCGCGCGGACCTGACCAGCCATGTCGATTTCGAGGATCTGGCGCGGGTGGCGAGAGCTGCCGGCGTGCAGATCAATGGCTGTCTGCATCAGGGCGACTTCCTCTTCGGACTGGGCCTTGGTGAACGCGCCAAGCGGCTTGCCCAGGGCAAGGCCGAGCCCGAGCAGCGCGCCATCGCGCTCGCTGTCGACCGGCTGGCCGGGGCGGGAGAAGGCCGCATGGGCGAATTGTTCAAGGTCCTGGCCGTCTCCAGCCCGAGCGTCACTCTTGCACCCTTCCGCCCACCCAGAGGTTGAGCCAGGTCCAATCGGGCGTTGACAGGAAAGCGGGCATCGGTCCACATTCGCGCCGAACGAAGCAGCCGAAACTGCCGTCGGCCTGGCTTGCGGCCAAAGCGGCGGCGCGTCTTTGACATCGAGCGATGCGGAGCGTGACATCGAAGCGAGCCAGTCCTCCGAGCGGAGTGCGACCCGATTGAACCGCGGCAACCATTTTGCTCGGCCCATCCGCGGCGATTGGATATGTCGCTGAACCATTGGCTGACAGCCGCCGTCCACTTTTTGCCAAAGCCATGGCAGCCGACAGAGGATCCAAGCCCCCGTGATGCCAGACTTCCTGAAGCAAGATTCCCTGAAGCCAGAACCCCTGACGCAGGATCCCCTGACGCAGGATCCCGGGATGCGGGAGCCGGTTCTGGCGCCGATCGAAAGCCCCCTCCTGGCGCAAAGCTGCGGCCCTTCGATCCGCCATGGCTTCTTCACGCGCAAGGGCGGCGTCTCCTCCGGCCTCTATTCCAGCCTCAATGTCGGCCTTGGCTCCAATGACCGGCGCGAGGATGTGCTGGAGAACCGCCGCCGCGTCGCAGCCTATTTCCTTCAGCCGCCGGAGAGGCTGGCGACCGTTCATCAGGTGCATTCCAGCGATGTTGTCACGCTTGACGGCTCCTATGCCGGCGAGCGGCCGAATGCCGACGCCCTCGTGACGCGCCAGGCAGGCCTCGTTCTCGGTGTCCTCGCGGCCGATTGCGGGCCGATCCTGTTTGCCGATCCGAAGAACAAGGTGATCGGCGCGGCCCATGCGGGCTGGAAGGGCGCGCTCTTCGGCATTGCCGACAATACGATCGCGGCCATGATCGCGCTTGGCGCCGAAAGGGAGCATATCCACGCCTGCCTCGGCCCCTCGATCAGCGGCAGGAGCTATGAGGTCGGTCCGGAATTCGTCGAGCGTTTTCTGGCTGAGGATCCGGCCTATCGCGCCTTCTTCACCCCGTCGTCGAGAGAGCGGCACGCTCTGTTCGATCTGCCGGGCCTGACGACGATGCGGCTGAAGGCGGCCGGCATCTGCGCGGAAAACCTGGACATCGATACCTATCCGGACGGAGACAGGTTCTTTTCCTATCGCCGCACCACCCATCTGGGCGAAGCCGATTACGGTCGCCAGATTTCAGCCATTGCGATCATGGAGGCGTAACATGGCCCTGCACTTCGAGAGGAGCGAATATTCCGAGCGGCTGGAGCGCCTGAAAGAGGCGATGCGCGCGGAAAAGCTCGATGCCATGCTGCTGTTTGCGCAGGAGAGCATGTATTGGCTGACGGGCTACGACACGTTCGGCTACTGCTTCTTCCAATGCCTCGTTGTCAAGGCGGATGGCGAGATGGCGCT is a window encoding:
- the lgt gene encoding prolipoprotein diacylglyceryl transferase, giving the protein MYSAPSLLAILPYPNIDPIAFAIGPVAIHWYGIAYVVGIMLGWYFAKQMVARADLWPGGISPMSPDKLDDFLVWVAAGVVLGGRIGYILFYDLAAVADNPLRALEIWNGGMSFHGGLIGTTLAMILFARRNDIAVWSLFDTVAAVVPFGLFFGRLANFINGELWGRITDVPWAMVFPTGGPFARHPSQLYEAGLEGIVLFLVLRYLTHRRKALRQPGVVAGVFVCGYALSRIFVEFFREPDPQLGYLAFGWLTMGMILSLPMLFIGLWAIWRARRATSLY
- a CDS encoding ATP-binding protein, with the protein product MKHVAETARRNAAHLRERLRRDLSFLPESLRAGVQRIKSPPGWAPIGRWLKRRMPTGLYMRTVLIVVIPMLLTQTVVSAVFMERHWRNVTERLAQGTTRDIAAIIEMIRTFPPADGDYSAIARIARDQLTMNISIEPGAQLPPPRPKPFFEILDDILAEQINKQIHLPFWIDTVGDSRLVEIRIQLADKVLRVYTVRNQTYAANTHIFLVWMFGTSLLLISISILFLRGQIRPILALARAAESFGKGQRAGPFVPRGADEIRRAGYAFIQMRERIERQMEQRTAMLAGISHDLRTILTRFKLQLALAGNNPDLAGMSADVEDMQSMLEGYLAFARTEAEEDFGELKLSELLEKIRADFTLHGKVMTYSIEGEDVLAVRPGAFTRLVGNLAQNAQRYAKTLHIDARHSAKWLTLTLDDDGPGIPETSREDVFKPFYRLDEARNLNASGTGLGLSIARDIARAHGGNVTLSDSPQGGLRAVVRVPA
- the pgeF gene encoding peptidoglycan editing factor PgeF, whose protein sequence is MREPVLAPIESPLLAQSCGPSIRHGFFTRKGGVSSGLYSSLNVGLGSNDRREDVLENRRRVAAYFLQPPERLATVHQVHSSDVVTLDGSYAGERPNADALVTRQAGLVLGVLAADCGPILFADPKNKVIGAAHAGWKGALFGIADNTIAAMIALGAEREHIHACLGPSISGRSYEVGPEFVERFLAEDPAYRAFFTPSSRERHALFDLPGLTTMRLKAAGICAENLDIDTYPDGDRFFSYRRTTHLGEADYGRQISAIAIMEA
- a CDS encoding tRNA-binding protein → MAEISYDDFEKVEIRVGTIVEAEEFPQARKPAYKLKIDFGAEIGVRRSSAQITVHYTPDGLIGRQVLAVVNFPPRQIGPFRSEVLTLGFADDAGAIVLAGVERPVPNGQRMI
- a CDS encoding MarR family transcriptional regulator, which translates into the protein MREGLKGTAVPSGSTAKAAKKALPPMPAVDESQIDFETIELFFFAYRDFISDPDAILAEIEMGRAHHRVVYFVSRHPGMMVTDLLDTLQITKQSLARVLKQLIDSGYIRQMAGAKDRRQRRLYPTLAGRELALALSEPQSRRISHAMQGLSPEQRNGVQAFLRAMRGRDENLARREMEVE
- the proC gene encoding pyrroline-5-carboxylate reductase; protein product: MPVSASTPLVLVGAGNMGGAMLSGWLKNGVDGASVLVIDPGPSEAMAAQMKEAGARHERSAPEGVTAAIVFIAVKPQVMETVLPPLKALIGPETVIVSVAAGKTLAFLAQHLGDAGMVRAMPNTPAMIGRGVTGAYANDRVTDSMRAEVHDLLKVSGPVEWVEREEDIDAVTAVSGSGPAYVFYLVECMAEAGRKLGLPADLSMRLARETVAGAGELLHRSPEEASRLRQNVTSPGGTTAAALSVLMAPEAMQPLFDKAIAAARLRAEELGR
- a CDS encoding accessory factor UbiK family protein is translated as MSTGSNRMLDEFARMMTDAAGAAQGFRQEAETAMRAQMERFINSMDLVKREEFEVVRDMAIKARDENEALKARIEALEARHSSEA
- a CDS encoding MBL fold metallo-hydrolase, with amino-acid sequence MGQLQAGVIPVTPFQQNCTILFDSDTKQAVVVDPGGDVDKILAIVDEQGLAVKEIWITHGHIDHAGGAEDLRAALGVPVTGPHTADKPLLDALPTHGAALGIDLPAKAVTPDRWLQDGDVVELGEHRFEVLHCPGHAPGHVIFFNREMRFCIMGDVLFNGSIGRTDLPGGNHQQLLDSIRDKVLPLGDDVGFLCGHGPASRIGDERRNNPFLRGL
- a CDS encoding class I SAM-dependent methyltransferase, with translation MTTPLADKIKSLIRMNGPISVTDYFALCLADPEHGYYRTREPFGPGGDFVTAPEISQLFGEMLGIFMVHAWQSHGSPTPVRLVEIGPGRGTMMLDMLRVIAKLAPPLHETLSVHLVETSERLRGVQRVTLEAFSARITWHSAFEEVPEGFTLIAANELFDAIPIRQFVKTRTGFRERMVGLDAEDELAFGVGMASIDPALLPPTGGQEPEGTIFEVAPARQAVMHALCERLGQHGGTALILDYGHMVSGYGDTLQAVLNHDYDPPLAHPGRADLTSHVDFEDLARVARAAGVQINGCLHQGDFLFGLGLGERAKRLAQGKAEPEQRAIALAVDRLAGAGEGRMGELFKVLAVSSPSVTLAPFRPPRG
- a CDS encoding response regulator, with the translated sequence MGNAPVPLSDDAAHLLVVDDDTRIRDLLNRYLMEQGFRVTVAGDAAEARRKLEGLDFDLMILDVMMPGETGIALTQSMRDKRPIPIILLTAKAEAQSRIEGLEAGADDYLPKPFDPRELVLRINNILRRNMQADTPKIDQIMFGPFTFSIARKELRRAAETIRLTDREQDIMLLFALRAGETIPRHELIGDDAEVGERTIDVQINRLRRKIEEDPANPVYLQTVRGVGYRLSID
- a CDS encoding YbjN domain-containing protein translates to MSLIDIDMERHSNPVDMIEFVAASNDWTFERAGEDEIAMTVAGHWTDYHISFSWMEEFEALHLACAFDIRIPDARVNEVIRLLSQINGQVLMGHFDLWRQEDVVIFRQSLLLSGGAEPTNQQVEVLLSNALETCETYFQAFQFVVWSGLEAKKAMEAVLFETVGEC